One segment of Cetobacterium sp. NK01 DNA contains the following:
- a CDS encoding pyridoxal phosphate-dependent aminotransferase, with the protein MKLSKRALEMNFSPIRKLIPLADAAEAKGIKVYKLNIGQPNVVTPDSFFEGLHNYKEKIVKYSHSQGIPQLLESFAKSYQKMGINVKEEDLLITQGGSEAIMFVLMAICNEGDNILIPEPFYSNYTSFCQFAGAEVVPIETTIETSFHLPSKEKIESLITDKTRAIMLSNPVNPTGTVYTKDEIEMIAQIAKEKDIYIIADEVYRQFVYDDIPYTSFMQLDDVKDRVILVDSISKHYSACGARIGLIASKNKELMSCIMKFSQARLCVSTIEQHAASNLINTMDNYLEDVRIKYQNRRDLLFSYLNRIPGVVCYKPHGAFYAFAKLPIDNAEKFAKWLLTDYSYENQTLLLAPGPGFYQSEGKGENEVRFSFCTSVDDIENSMIILRRALEEYNRIER; encoded by the coding sequence ATGAAATTATCAAAAAGAGCATTAGAAATGAATTTTTCACCAATAAGAAAGTTGATTCCTCTGGCCGATGCAGCAGAAGCAAAAGGAATAAAAGTTTATAAATTAAATATAGGACAACCAAATGTAGTGACACCAGATTCATTTTTTGAAGGATTACATAACTATAAAGAGAAAATAGTTAAATACTCTCATTCACAAGGAATACCACAACTATTGGAAAGTTTTGCTAAAAGCTACCAAAAGATGGGAATTAATGTAAAAGAAGAGGATTTATTAATAACTCAAGGTGGTAGTGAGGCTATTATGTTTGTCTTAATGGCTATATGTAATGAGGGAGATAATATATTAATACCAGAGCCTTTTTATTCAAACTATACAAGTTTTTGCCAGTTTGCAGGGGCAGAGGTAGTACCTATTGAAACAACAATAGAAACTAGTTTTCATTTACCGTCAAAGGAAAAAATTGAATCTTTAATAACAGATAAAACAAGAGCCATAATGTTATCAAATCCAGTTAATCCAACAGGAACTGTTTATACAAAAGATGAAATAGAGATGATAGCACAAATAGCTAAAGAAAAAGATATATATATAATAGCAGATGAGGTATATAGACAATTTGTTTATGATGATATTCCTTATACATCTTTTATGCAATTAGATGATGTAAAAGATAGAGTAATATTAGTAGATAGTATATCTAAACACTACAGTGCATGTGGAGCAAGAATAGGTCTGATAGCTAGCAAAAATAAAGAGCTAATGAGCTGTATAATGAAGTTTAGTCAAGCTAGGCTATGTGTTTCAACAATTGAACAACATGCAGCATCAAATTTAATAAATACAATGGATAACTATTTAGAAGATGTAAGAATAAAATATCAGAATAGAAGAGATTTGTTATTTTCATATTTAAATAGAATACCAGGAGTAGTTTGTTATAAACCTCATGGAGCATTTTATGCTTTTGCAAAATTACCAATAGATAATGCAGAAAAATTTGCAAAATGGTTATTGACAGATTACTCATATGAAAATCAAACGCTTTTATTAGCTCCAGGTCCTGGATTTTATCAAAGTGAAGGAAAAGGAGAAAATGAAGTGAGATTTTCTTTCTGTACAAGTGTTGATGATATAGAGAATTCGATGATAATTTTAAGAAGAGCATTAGAAGAATACAATAGAATAGAGAGATAA
- the pyrE gene encoding orotate phosphoribosyltransferase: MSKEKNIAKSLLGTEAVRLSVKDPFTFVSGIKSPIYCDNRKMIGFPKERQVVVDAFIEVLKEKEFDIVAGTATAGIPWAAFIAQEMNVPMAYIRGEKKAHGAGRQIEGAEFEGKKVIIIEDLISTGGSSIKAVAAAREAGAIDVEVLAIFSYEFEKAYKNFEQDHIPWTTLSNFASLINVATEENYIDSEEAEIALKWNKTPDTWGK; encoded by the coding sequence ATGTCTAAAGAAAAAAATATAGCAAAATCATTATTAGGAACAGAGGCAGTTAGATTAAGTGTAAAGGATCCATTTACTTTTGTATCAGGAATAAAAAGTCCAATCTATTGTGACAATAGAAAAATGATAGGATTCCCTAAAGAGAGACAAGTTGTAGTAGATGCTTTTATAGAAGTTTTAAAAGAAAAAGAGTTTGACATTGTAGCAGGAACAGCAACAGCAGGAATTCCATGGGCAGCATTTATAGCTCAAGAGATGAATGTACCAATGGCTTATATCAGAGGAGAAAAGAAGGCTCATGGTGCAGGAAGACAAATTGAAGGAGCTGAATTTGAAGGGAAAAAAGTAATAATAATAGAAGACTTAATATCAACAGGAGGGAGCTCGATAAAAGCTGTAGCAGCTGCAAGAGAAGCAGGAGCTATTGATGTTGAAGTATTAGCAATATTCTCATATGAGTTTGAAAAAGCATATAAGAACTTTGAGCAAGACCATATTCCTTGGACTACACTTTCAAACTTTGCTTCATTAATTAACGTTGCGACAGAAGAGAACTATATAGATTCAGAAGAAGCTGAAATAGCTTTAAAGTGGAATAAAACTCCTGATACTTGGGGGAAATAA
- a CDS encoding dihydroorotase, with translation MLLKNCRVLYHGEEEIKDILVEKGKIAKIYRCSEVEELDIDEIIDMDGNWVLPGVIDVHTHMRDPGLSYKEDFETGSKACAKGGVTTFIDMPNTVPNTTTKEILDAKESNSKNRSYVDYGFHFGGSKLDNSEEIRKVRDRVASTKIFLNMSTGDMLVEEEKVLENLFKESKIISVHAEEEMVDKAIDLARKFRKPLYLCHLSKKSEVEKLRVAKKEGLKIYGEVAPHHLFLDSSMANSLLIMKPELKSKEDNEALWLGIEDGTIDTIGTDHAPHTLEEKNSKTTYGIPGVENSIEMMLKELNKKIDMKTLQKVMSENPAKIFGIAGKGKIEVGYDADLVVVDLNNKEIIKNEDVISKCGWTPYSGIVGGGKVLLTMVRGHIVYDGKNFIEKIGEGVNYKNV, from the coding sequence ATGTTGCTAAAAAACTGTAGAGTTTTATATCACGGAGAAGAAGAGATAAAGGATATTTTAGTAGAAAAAGGAAAGATTGCTAAAATATATAGATGTTCAGAAGTAGAAGAGTTAGACATAGATGAGATTATAGATATGGATGGAAACTGGGTTTTACCTGGAGTAATAGATGTACATACTCATATGAGAGATCCGGGCTTATCTTATAAAGAAGATTTTGAAACAGGAAGTAAAGCATGTGCTAAGGGTGGAGTAACAACATTTATAGATATGCCAAATACAGTTCCAAATACAACAACAAAAGAGATTTTAGATGCTAAAGAGAGCAATTCTAAAAATAGAAGTTATGTAGATTATGGATTTCACTTTGGGGGAAGTAAATTAGATAATAGTGAAGAGATAAGAAAAGTAAGAGATAGAGTAGCTTCAACTAAAATATTTCTGAATATGTCAACAGGTGATATGTTAGTTGAAGAGGAAAAAGTTTTAGAAAATTTATTTAAAGAATCTAAAATAATATCAGTTCATGCAGAGGAAGAGATGGTAGATAAAGCTATAGATTTAGCTAGAAAATTTAGAAAACCACTATATTTGTGCCATCTTTCTAAAAAGAGTGAAGTTGAAAAGTTAAGAGTTGCAAAAAAAGAAGGATTAAAAATATATGGAGAAGTAGCACCACACCACTTATTTTTAGATTCAAGTATGGCAAACTCATTACTTATAATGAAGCCAGAGCTAAAAAGCAAAGAGGATAATGAAGCTCTTTGGTTAGGAATAGAGGATGGGACTATTGATACAATAGGAACTGATCATGCACCACATACTTTAGAGGAAAAAAATTCTAAGACAACATATGGAATACCAGGGGTGGAGAATTCCATAGAGATGATGTTGAAAGAATTAAATAAAAAAATAGACATGAAAACTTTACAGAAAGTTATGTCAGAAAATCCAGCTAAAATATTTGGGATTGCTGGAAAAGGAAAGATAGAAGTTGGGTATGATGCAGATTTAGTTGTAGTAGATTTAAATAATAAAGAGATTATAAAAAATGAAGATGTAATCTCAAAATGCGGATGGACACCTTATAGTGGGATAGTAGGAGGGGGAAAAGTACTATTAACTATGGTAAGAGGTCATATTGTTTATGATGGTAAAAATTTTATAGAAAAAATTGGAGAAGGAGTGAATTATAAAAATGTCTAA
- the pyrF gene encoding orotidine-5'-phosphate decarboxylase: MNIKDRLIIALDYSNMEDAKNIVEILGETVSFYKVGLELFLNSKGEMVEYLTQKGKKVFLDLKFHDIPNTTTMASLFAAKQDVFMFNVHASGGRAMMESVAKRVKEVNPEILSIAVTILTSFSEEGLKETFKSELTLKELALNLAKLTKEAGMDGIVCSPWEAKAIKELCGENFKTVCPGVRPKWSVANDQERIMTPKDAILNGCDYLVVGRPVTKNENPVEAAKKVLAEIEEGVKEGSLCC, encoded by the coding sequence ATGAATATTAAAGATAGATTAATAATAGCATTAGATTATTCAAATATGGAGGACGCTAAGAATATAGTTGAAATTTTAGGAGAAACAGTTTCTTTTTATAAAGTGGGATTAGAGTTATTTTTAAACTCAAAGGGAGAGATGGTAGAATATCTTACTCAAAAAGGTAAAAAAGTATTTTTAGATTTAAAATTCCATGATATTCCAAATACAACAACAATGGCATCATTATTTGCAGCTAAACAAGATGTATTCATGTTTAATGTGCATGCAAGTGGTGGAAGAGCTATGATGGAATCAGTTGCAAAAAGAGTAAAAGAGGTAAATCCAGAAATACTATCAATTGCTGTAACAATTTTAACAAGTTTTTCAGAAGAGGGGTTAAAAGAGACTTTTAAAAGTGAATTAACATTAAAAGAGTTAGCTTTAAATTTAGCTAAATTAACAAAAGAAGCTGGAATGGATGGAATTGTATGTTCGCCGTGGGAAGCAAAAGCTATTAAAGAACTATGTGGAGAAAACTTTAAAACAGTATGTCCTGGAGTAAGACCTAAATGGTCAGTTGCTAATGATCAAGAGAGAATAATGACTCCTAAAGATGCAATACTAAATGGATGTGATTATCTAGTTGTAGGAAGACCGGTAACTAAAAATGAAAATCCTGTAGAAGCAGCTAAAAAGGTATTAGCTGAAATAGAGGAGGGAGTAAAAGAGGGAAGTCTATGTTGCTAA
- a CDS encoding dihydroorotate dehydrogenase, whose amino-acid sequence MNRLKTNFLGKEFKNPMVTSSGCFGFGLEYKDYFDPNVLGGIVVKGITMEPRDGNYGTRIAETPGGMLNCVGLENPGIDYFENVIVKNIKSSGIESPIIVNINGKVIEEYVEIAKRVENIPEVDMIELNISCPNVKDGGMAFGAKPEVAGAVTKAVREVTTKPLIVKLSPNVTDIVHIAKVVEENGADAVSLINTLLGMAIDIKKRKPVLGNTFGGFSGPAVKPVALRMVYQVYKNVNIPIVGMGGISSTEDAIEFMMAGATMVSLGTGLFSNPILPVEIKDGLEKFCEENGLENIQEIVGAAHN is encoded by the coding sequence ATGAATAGATTAAAAACAAATTTTTTAGGAAAAGAGTTTAAAAATCCAATGGTAACATCGTCAGGATGTTTTGGTTTTGGATTAGAGTATAAGGATTATTTTGATCCAAATGTTTTGGGAGGAATTGTAGTAAAAGGAATAACAATGGAACCTAGAGATGGTAACTATGGAACTAGAATAGCAGAGACTCCAGGAGGAATGCTAAACTGTGTTGGACTTGAAAATCCAGGGATTGATTACTTTGAAAATGTAATTGTAAAAAATATAAAGTCATCGGGAATTGAGTCTCCAATAATAGTTAACATAAATGGAAAAGTAATAGAGGAGTATGTTGAAATAGCTAAAAGAGTAGAAAATATTCCAGAAGTTGATATGATAGAATTAAATATATCATGTCCAAATGTAAAAGATGGAGGAATGGCATTTGGTGCTAAGCCAGAAGTAGCTGGAGCTGTAACAAAGGCTGTTAGAGAAGTAACAACAAAACCTTTGATTGTGAAGTTATCACCTAACGTAACGGATATAGTTCATATAGCAAAAGTTGTAGAAGAGAATGGTGCAGATGCAGTATCTTTAATAAATACTTTACTAGGAATGGCAATAGATATTAAAAAGAGAAAACCTGTATTAGGAAATACTTTTGGTGGGTTCTCAGGACCTGCAGTGAAACCAGTAGCTTTAAGAATGGTATATCAAGTATATAAAAATGTAAATATACCAATAGTTGGAATGGGAGGAATCTCTTCTACTGAGGATGCAATAGAATTTATGATGGCAGGAGCAACAATGGTTTCATTAGGAACAGGACTATTCTCAAATCCAATTTTACCAGTTGAGATAAAAGATGGATTAGAAAAATTTTGTGAAGAGAATGGATTAGAAAATATACAAGAGATTGTAGGAGCAGCACACAACTAA
- a CDS encoding dihydroorotate dehydrogenase electron transfer subunit yields MFLEDCKVLENYKVGENYYLMKIESEKASQYSKAGQFFMLKLKNEIRILRRPISLHYVDKDKNILEFYYEVKGGGTKEFATLEVGEILNIQGPLGTGFTTEVKNKKCVVVGGGMGIAPTKLLIDELKKENEVIFIAGGRGKEALNILENLNLDGIKTYITTDDGSLGEKGNVISVLSRVLSDEKIDMVQTCGPHKMMEAVAETSLKADVFCEVSLEERMACGVKACVGCSIKTLDGMKKVCHDGPVFDSKIIVDVNPKENTGCSCGN; encoded by the coding sequence ATGTTTTTAGAGGATTGTAAAGTATTAGAAAATTATAAAGTTGGAGAAAACTACTACTTAATGAAAATAGAATCTGAGAAGGCTTCTCAATATTCAAAAGCTGGACAGTTTTTTATGTTAAAACTAAAAAATGAAATAAGAATTTTAAGAAGACCAATCAGTCTTCATTATGTAGATAAAGATAAAAATATTTTAGAGTTTTATTACGAAGTAAAAGGTGGTGGAACGAAGGAGTTTGCTACGCTTGAAGTTGGAGAAATTTTAAATATCCAAGGACCTTTAGGAACAGGATTTACAACAGAAGTAAAAAATAAAAAGTGTGTTGTTGTTGGTGGAGGAATGGGAATTGCGCCAACAAAGCTACTAATAGATGAGTTAAAAAAAGAAAATGAAGTTATATTTATAGCTGGTGGAAGAGGGAAAGAAGCTTTAAATATATTAGAAAATTTAAATTTAGATGGAATAAAAACATATATAACAACAGATGATGGTTCTTTAGGAGAAAAAGGAAATGTAATATCTGTTTTAAGTAGAGTTTTATCTGATGAAAAAATAGATATGGTTCAAACTTGTGGACCTCATAAAATGATGGAAGCAGTAGCAGAAACATCGTTAAAAGCAGATGTGTTTTGTGAAGTATCTTTAGAAGAAAGAATGGCATGTGGAGTTAAGGCATGTGTTGGATGTTCAATAAAAACATTAGATGGGATGAAAAAAGTTTGTCATGATGGACCGGTTTTTGATTCAAAAATAATAGTGGATGTAAATCCTAAAGAAAATACAGGGTGTAGCTGTGGAAACTAA
- the pyrB gene encoding aspartate carbamoyltransferase, translating into MRDFISMKDFTKGDILEVLRVAKELEKKNEELLKNKIVGSLFFEPSTRTRLSFTSAAYRLGAKVLGFDSPDATSLKKGESLRDTIKMTEAYSDVIVMRHNRDGAARFAADIAKVPVINAGDGANEHPSQTLLDLYTIEKEFGSIEGKKVAFVGDLKYGRTVHSLTKALEMFNCEFYFIAPEAIQIPEYIVRELEKKNIKYHILNDYKDVLKEIDVLYMTRIQKERFDNQEDYEKVAGVYIIDKESIVGKCKENMIILHPLPRVDEIKIDLDETKHAKYFEQAANGVPTREAIFSIALGLIEILKDETVEKDIKKSTKIVCSNEKCITKFEETENKYVVDKEHEYCYYCNRDIKK; encoded by the coding sequence ATGAGAGATTTTATTTCAATGAAAGATTTTACAAAAGGTGATATTTTAGAGGTTTTAAGAGTAGCAAAAGAGTTAGAGAAAAAAAATGAAGAACTTTTGAAAAATAAAATAGTTGGAAGCTTATTTTTCGAACCTTCAACAAGAACAAGATTATCATTTACATCAGCAGCTTATAGATTAGGAGCTAAAGTTTTAGGGTTTGATTCGCCTGATGCCACTTCTTTAAAAAAAGGTGAATCGTTAAGAGATACAATAAAGATGACAGAAGCTTATTCTGATGTAATTGTTATGAGACACAATAGAGATGGAGCGGCTCGTTTTGCAGCAGATATAGCAAAAGTACCAGTAATAAATGCAGGAGATGGTGCTAACGAACATCCAAGCCAAACTCTTTTAGATCTATATACAATTGAAAAAGAGTTTGGAAGTATAGAGGGAAAAAAGGTAGCTTTTGTAGGTGATTTAAAATATGGAAGAACAGTTCATTCATTAACTAAAGCGTTAGAGATGTTTAATTGTGAGTTTTACTTTATAGCACCAGAAGCAATCCAAATACCAGAGTATATTGTAAGAGAGCTTGAGAAAAAAAATATAAAATACCATATATTAAATGACTACAAGGATGTTTTAAAAGAGATAGATGTGTTGTACATGACAAGAATTCAAAAGGAAAGATTTGATAATCAAGAGGATTATGAGAAAGTAGCTGGAGTTTATATTATAGATAAAGAGAGTATTGTGGGTAAATGTAAAGAAAATATGATAATTTTACATCCATTACCTAGAGTAGATGAAATAAAAATAGATTTAGATGAAACAAAGCATGCTAAATATTTTGAACAGGCAGCAAATGGAGTTCCAACAAGAGAAGCTATCTTTTCAATAGCATTAGGATTAATAGAAATACTAAAAGATGAAACTGTAGAAAAAGATATAAAAAAATCAACTAAAATTGTTTGTAGTAATGAAAAGTGTATCACAAAATTTGAGGAAACAGAAAACAAGTATGTTGTAGATAAAGAACATGAATATTGTTACTATTGTAATAGAGATATAAAAAAATAA
- a CDS encoding aminotransferase class V-fold PLP-dependent enzyme: MKIYYFDNSATSSPKPESIYKVVESAMKEFNANPGRAGHRKAVEAGRKIYEVREKIAKFFNIKNSLNIAFTANATESLNFAIKGGIPQNSHVITTNFEHNSVLRPLFYMQDEKDIKLTFVNTYDEIEKNITSETKAVVINHISNVNGTIQNIEEIGKICKKHNLLFILDASQSAGYSYIDMEKHNISILCLTGHKSIFGIQGIGAICIKDEIKIEPILEGGTGSFSKLSRQPKEMPEMLEAGTLNTPGILSLGAGIDFINEIGLKNIKKHEDILIEKFIIGLNKLEKIKVYKSFTKDQGPVVSLNIEGIDSGDLAQILDEEFGILVRPGFHCAPLAHKAIGTYEIGAVRFSFGYFNTEEEIDYALDALKNITLQI, translated from the coding sequence ATGAAGATATATTATTTTGATAACTCAGCCACAAGCTCACCAAAACCAGAATCAATTTATAAAGTTGTTGAAAGTGCAATGAAAGAATTTAATGCAAACCCAGGAAGAGCAGGACATAGAAAAGCTGTAGAGGCTGGAAGAAAAATATACGAAGTAAGAGAGAAGATAGCAAAGTTTTTTAATATAAAAAATAGTTTAAATATAGCATTTACAGCTAATGCAACAGAGTCATTAAATTTTGCAATAAAAGGTGGTATTCCTCAAAATTCACACGTTATAACAACAAATTTTGAGCATAATTCTGTTTTAAGACCATTATTTTATATGCAAGATGAAAAAGATATAAAATTGACTTTTGTTAATACATATGATGAAATTGAAAAAAATATTACTTCAGAAACAAAAGCAGTTGTAATTAATCATATATCTAATGTAAATGGTACTATTCAAAATATAGAAGAGATAGGAAAAATATGTAAAAAACATAATCTTTTGTTTATACTAGATGCTTCACAAAGTGCGGGGTATTCGTATATAGATATGGAAAAACATAACATATCTATATTATGTTTAACAGGGCATAAATCCATTTTTGGAATACAAGGGATAGGAGCGATTTGTATAAAAGATGAAATAAAAATAGAGCCAATATTAGAAGGAGGAACTGGAAGTTTTTCAAAACTTTCAAGACAACCCAAAGAGATGCCAGAAATGTTAGAGGCTGGAACTTTAAATACTCCAGGAATTCTAAGTTTAGGAGCTGGAATAGATTTTATAAATGAAATAGGATTAAAAAATATAAAAAAACATGAGGATATTTTAATAGAAAAATTTATAATTGGACTTAATAAATTAGAGAAAATAAAAGTTTACAAAAGCTTTACAAAAGATCAAGGGCCAGTAGTAAGTTTGAATATAGAAGGGATTGATAGTGGAGATTTAGCTCAAATTTTAGATGAAGAGTTTGGTATTTTAGTAAGACCTGGATTTCATTGTGCCCCGTTAGCTCATAAAGCTATAGGAACTTATGAAATAGGAGCGGTAAGATTTTCATTTGGATATTTTAATACAGAAGAAGAGATAGATTATGCACTAGATGCGTTAAAAAATATTACTTTACAAATTTAA
- a CDS encoding Na/Pi cotransporter family protein, which produces MYLDIFFKVLGGLGLFLYGMENMSKGMQKMAGERLKKILAMLTTNRFMAIGMGVFVTALVQSSSVSTVMTIGFVNASLLTLKQALGVILGANIGTTITGWILVLKIGKYGLPMAGAAAISTMFFTSEKARTRAMAIMGLGLIFFGLELMSDGLKPLRSLPEFVSLFHAFTADTYFGVLKAAAVGALLTAVVQSSSATLGITITLAVQGLIDYPTAVALVLGENVGTTITALLASLNATANAKRAAYAHTIINIAGVLWATTIFRFYLGFLEHILDPDNNLTAAIATAHTMFNIINVCLFIPFTGYLADFLCKVVKSDSPIAKERVTHLDILMADTPSVVVEQTQKEILTMGTHIKEIFVKLDNVLAGREKIDSQVGKIEKLEDTLDLFQKEISDVNFHILNGTLDNSNTEDTRENLQTCDEYETVSDYLLRIAKTLKKMQDNGIELNEYKRATLNQLHVNVEELFSDINRAYELRDKNLFIAAIKKCNFIKEEYKRARAEHLEHVSENVMPAMLSTGYMDILNNYRRIKDHLYNIVEVFAKIN; this is translated from the coding sequence ATGTACTTAGATATCTTTTTTAAGGTTCTAGGAGGACTAGGTCTATTCTTGTATGGAATGGAAAATATGTCTAAAGGAATGCAAAAAATGGCAGGAGAGAGATTGAAAAAAATTCTTGCTATGCTTACAACAAACCGTTTTATGGCAATAGGAATGGGAGTATTTGTAACAGCACTAGTTCAATCTTCATCTGTAAGTACTGTAATGACAATAGGATTTGTTAATGCATCATTATTAACATTAAAACAAGCACTAGGAGTAATACTAGGAGCTAATATAGGAACGACAATAACTGGATGGATATTAGTTTTAAAAATAGGAAAATATGGACTTCCAATGGCTGGAGCGGCAGCTATTTCAACAATGTTCTTTACTAGTGAAAAAGCTAGAACGAGAGCAATGGCAATTATGGGACTAGGACTTATATTCTTTGGATTAGAATTGATGAGTGATGGTTTAAAGCCGTTAAGATCATTACCGGAGTTTGTATCACTTTTCCATGCGTTTACAGCAGATACATATTTTGGAGTATTAAAGGCAGCAGCGGTAGGAGCATTATTAACAGCAGTAGTTCAATCATCTTCAGCAACTTTAGGTATAACTATAACGCTTGCTGTACAAGGGTTAATTGATTATCCCACAGCAGTAGCATTAGTTCTAGGAGAAAATGTTGGAACAACAATAACAGCATTGTTAGCTTCATTAAATGCAACAGCAAATGCGAAGAGAGCAGCTTATGCACATACAATAATCAATATTGCCGGAGTTTTATGGGCAACAACGATATTTAGATTCTATTTAGGATTCTTAGAGCATATTTTAGATCCAGATAACAATTTAACTGCAGCTATAGCAACAGCTCATACAATGTTTAATATAATAAATGTGTGTTTATTTATACCATTTACTGGATATTTAGCTGATTTCTTATGTAAAGTTGTAAAATCAGATTCACCAATTGCAAAGGAAAGAGTAACTCATTTAGATATATTAATGGCAGATACACCATCAGTTGTAGTTGAGCAAACCCAAAAAGAGATTTTAACTATGGGAACTCATATAAAAGAGATTTTTGTAAAGTTAGATAATGTACTAGCTGGAAGAGAAAAAATTGATAGTCAAGTTGGAAAAATAGAAAAGTTAGAAGATACTTTAGATTTATTCCAAAAGGAGATATCAGATGTAAACTTCCATATTCTAAATGGTACTTTAGATAATTCTAATACTGAAGATACAAGAGAAAATTTACAAACTTGTGATGAATATGAAACAGTAAGTGATTACTTATTAAGAATAGCTAAAACATTGAAAAAAATGCAAGATAATGGAATTGAACTAAATGAATATAAAAGAGCTACTTTAAATCAATTACATGTAAATGTTGAGGAATTATTTAGTGATATAAATAGAGCTTATGAATTAAGAGATAAAAATTTATTTATAGCAGCAATAAAAAAATGTAATTTTATAAAAGAAGAGTATAAGAGAGCAAGAGCTGAACACTTAGAACATGTTTCTGAAAATGTAATGCCAGCTATGCTAAGTACAGGATATATGGATATTTTAAATAATTATAGAAGAATTAAGGATCACTTATATAATATAGTTGAAGTTTTTGCAAAAATAAACTAA
- a CDS encoding dicarboxylate/amino acid:cation symporter → MKKIGLLPKLILAIIIGIGVGMLGMEVPIRLLATFNGIFGNFLKFSIPLIIIGFVAPGIGDLGTGAGKLLGVTTAIAYISTVLAGSFTYFVNTAVFKMILKTGSMLETADNPEHALLSGYLTINMPPIMDVMTALLMAFILGIGIAIVKGHAIKDVMNEFQKVVEGIIRNIIIPFLPLHIAGIFANMTYAGQVATILTVFSKVFAVIILLHITILLILYFIAGGMAGANPIRLLKTMLPAYFTAIGTQSSAATIPVTLNQTKENGVNTGIAEFVVPLCATIHLSGSTITLVSCAMAIMMLNGMSITFGTMFGFILMLGVTMVAAPGVPGGAVMAALGIIETMLGFPPTLTSIMIALYLAQDSFGTACNVTGDGAIAIIVNKIAGFKLEKNSKEFFDNI, encoded by the coding sequence ATGAAAAAAATAGGTCTTTTACCAAAACTGATTTTAGCGATTATAATTGGTATAGGAGTTGGAATGCTAGGAATGGAGGTACCTATAAGATTATTAGCAACATTTAATGGTATTTTCGGAAATTTTTTAAAGTTTTCAATACCACTTATTATAATAGGATTTGTTGCACCTGGAATTGGTGATTTAGGAACTGGAGCAGGAAAATTACTAGGAGTGACAACAGCTATAGCTTATATCTCAACTGTTTTAGCAGGATCATTTACATATTTTGTAAATACAGCAGTATTTAAAATGATTTTAAAAACAGGTTCTATGTTAGAAACAGCAGATAATCCTGAGCATGCTTTATTATCGGGATATTTAACGATAAATATGCCACCTATAATGGATGTAATGACGGCATTACTTATGGCTTTTATTTTAGGAATTGGAATTGCAATAGTAAAAGGACACGCAATAAAAGATGTAATGAATGAGTTCCAAAAAGTAGTAGAGGGAATTATTAGAAATATAATTATTCCATTCTTACCATTACATATAGCTGGAATCTTTGCAAATATGACTTACGCTGGACAAGTGGCTACAATATTAACAGTATTCTCTAAAGTATTTGCTGTAATTATTTTATTACATATAACAATACTTTTAATACTTTATTTTATAGCTGGAGGAATGGCTGGAGCAAATCCTATTAGATTACTAAAAACAATGTTACCAGCGTACTTTACTGCTATAGGAACACAATCATCAGCAGCAACAATACCAGTAACATTAAATCAAACTAAAGAAAACGGAGTTAATACTGGAATTGCAGAGTTTGTGGTACCACTTTGTGCTACAATTCATTTATCAGGAAGTACTATAACTTTGGTTAGTTGTGCAATGGCTATAATGATGTTAAATGGAATGAGTATAACATTTGGAACAATGTTTGGTTTCATATTAATGTTAGGAGTTACAATGGTCGCTGCGCCAGGGGTTCCAGGAGGAGCAGTTATGGCAGCGTTAGGAATTATAGAAACAATGCTTGGATTCCCACCAACATTAACATCTATAATGATAGCTCTTTACTTAGCACAAGATAGTTTTGGAACTGCTTGTAATGTAACTGGAGATGGAGCAATAGCTATTATTGTAAATAAAATAGCAGGATTTAAACTTGAAAAAAATTCTAAAGAATTCTTTGATAACATATAA